A genomic segment from bacterium encodes:
- a CDS encoding retropepsin-like aspartic protease, protein MKSLHVFPYGVRFRENGRIEAFPAVELSICGSGTMCLRAIFYIDSGATTTVIPSGDAAALGLDLSDSERIMVRGIGDETLMGHRCYIKFKIDNLLFKAPAIVMDNPAIPRILGREGIFPRFGVVFDESKHRSAFIEVKRGSKVIDGLFLG, encoded by the coding sequence ATGAAATCTCTGCATGTCTTTCCTTATGGGGTTCGTTTCCGCGAGAATGGGCGAATTGAGGCATTTCCTGCGGTGGAACTTTCAATTTGCGGGTCTGGGACAATGTGCCTACGCGCTATTTTTTATATTGATTCTGGAGCTACTACAACTGTTATCCCTTCTGGCGACGCCGCCGCGCTAGGCTTGGATTTGAGCGATAGTGAAAGGATTATGGTTAGAGGAATCGGAGACGAGACACTTATGGGTCACCGTTGCTATATTAAATTTAAGATTGACAATTTATTATTCAAGGCGCCAGCGATTGTAATGGATAACCCCGCCATCCCTAGGATCCTGGGCAGAGAAGGTATTTTTCCGCGCTTTGGTGTAGTGTTTGATGAATCTAAGCATAGGTCCGCTTTTATAGAAGTAAAGCGGGGAAGTAAAGTTATCGATGGTTTGTTTTTGGGATAA
- a CDS encoding DUF5678 domain-containing protein translates to MRKSTKLPVIDIKKYGGQQVAIFGGKIVASGINTSEVIEKARQQLPKVRIQDILLVSVPKSLMVVYRL, encoded by the coding sequence ATGAGAAAATCGACAAAATTGCCTGTTATAGATATTAAAAAATATGGCGGACAGCAAGTGGCTATTTTTGGAGGTAAAATAGTTGCCTCCGGTATCAATACAAGTGAGGTTATAGAAAAGGCTAGACAGCAATTGCCTAAGGTTCGTATTCAGGACATTCTTCTTGTCAGTGTACCCAAAAGTTTGATGGTGGTGTATCGCTTATGA